The following proteins are co-located in the Hydractinia symbiolongicarpus strain clone_291-10 chromosome 7, HSymV2.1, whole genome shotgun sequence genome:
- the LOC130649129 gene encoding slit homolog 2 protein-like encodes MKFQLSFAAQVVVGLLVMVQDVLLCPTGCKCKHTLASCQNLELTTANLTSLARNLSENTIVLYLGFNQIESFPSHLFSKLRQLRELHLRNNFLTRVPDNSKMYFPSLVELDLEENQIDDISKDSFRGYANLTTLNLRQNKIKILPGKTFQEMQKLLYLYIQTNLIEKIDQDTFYGLKGLLYLSLAENRIKSIAENSFDGQRTLKQLMLHSNLLEVVPNHLISQSSRIHMIDLSINQIRNLSEFSFSNMKNVAQVEIVLHGNVLESIPLSSFTLSKRLTIHLSQNILKCNCELLATYKTLTQPERQIIISNAECVSPTKMKNRMLSTVSQTELDCDPCQVYDCLNNGRCVSQNGNAKCICLDQYEGTFCERSKSNPTKQVPVVCLNQKCANNSTCIAISNTEYVCRCSDGYLGKYCNETDEEDTLSLPTLIAIIGACALVLIIVITLGICLCRKKKVTNNNNFLLDEEKTEKEEKEENV; translated from the coding sequence ATGAAGTTCCAGTTGTCATTTGCCGCCCAAGTTGTAGTTGGTTTATTAGTCATGGTTCAAGACGTTTTGTTATGCCCTACTGGATGTAAGTGTAAGCATACTTTAGCGTCGTGTCAGAACTTAGAATTGACGACAGCAAATCTTACTAGTTTAGCTAGGAACTTGTCTGAAAATACTATCGTCCTGTACCTTGGATTCAACCAAATCGAAAGCTTCCCATCACATTTGTTTTCAAAGTTACGACAATTACGAGAGTTGCATttacgaaataattttttaacgcGCGTTCCCGACAATTCGAAAATGTATTTTCCAAGTCTAGTTGAGTTGGATCTAGAAGAAAATCAAATAGATGACATTTCGAAGGACAGTTTTCGAGGTTACGCTAATCTCACGACCCTTAATCTAaggcaaaacaaaataaaaatactccCGGGGAAGACATTCCAAGAAATGCAAAAATTACTGTATCTTTATATACAAACAAACTTAATCGAAAAAATCGATCAAGACACATTCTATGGGTTAAAAGGTCTTCTTTATCTTAGTTTGGCTGAAAATAGAATCAAGAGTATagctgaaaacagttttgatgGACAAAGAACTTTAAAACAGCTGATGCTACATAGCAATTTATTGGAAGTGGTTCCAAATCATTTAATTTCCCAATCTAGTAGGATTCATATGATTGATTTGTCAATAAATCAAATCCGAAACTTATCCgagttttctttttctaacatGAAAAATGTCGCACAGGTAGAAATTGTACTGCATGGAAATGTATTAGAGTCCATACCACTTTCATCGTTTACTCTATCAAAACGCTTAACGATACATTTATCGCAAAATATACTGAAATGCAACTGCGAGTTACTGGCAACGTATAAAACACTAACTCAACCTGAACGACAAATTATAATTAGTAACGCCGAGTGTGTCAGTCCTACTAAAATGAAAAATCGCATGTTATCAACAGTCTCTCAAACCGAACTTGACTGTGATCCATGCCAAGTGTATGATTGCTTGAATAATGGAAGATGTGTTTCACAAAATGGAAACGCAAAATGTATTTGCCTCGATCAATATGAAGGTACCTTCTGTGAACGTTCTAAGTCAAATCCAACTAAGCAAGTCCCTGTCGTGTGTTTAAATCAAAAATGTGCAAATAATTCAACATGCATCGCAATAAGTAACACAGAGTACGTTTGTAGATGTTCGGATGGTTATCTTGGCAAGTATTGCAACGAAACTGATGAAGAAGACACTCTCTCTTTGCCAACCTTGATTGCCATTATTGGAGCATGCGCATTAGTGTTAATTATTGTAATCACACTTGGCATATGCCTCTGCAGAAAAAAGAAGGTCACGAATAATAATAACTTTCTTTTGGAtgaagaaaaaacagaaaaagaagaaaaagaagaaaatgtgTAA
- the LOC130649452 gene encoding signal recognition particle subunit SRP68-like produces the protein MLVNMEVDNNDEVGNSAEISKDENQGEPLAVEILPVIKEAQQHHGLRHGDYQRYRQYCQRRLKRIRNSLHFKLGTRHGFKGKKITEENANDSRYLAILLMEAERCWSAAMELKLYANTEPRKKFHMVRKLAKAAKYADELNSLCGMEKVDARTKLESQAYSYWMTANMKFEVQDWQTAIDLYTQARSIYEKLAGAFMDEGMKAMYMQRVDEISPNIRYCAYNLGQGGMDINELMKMRSSAVGQDMLAAKIDAAIQETREKLASSFGEVTWRNKTVPIRNEKARVFILRYEDKDSELNRQSTFEEKMEVFDNLMMGSKDALQGIKDEISAEMSSKKRNEINVSQLQFIKTYLSYLRQMLMISRNLLMIDSMKMKLPALIGQSKQAVKGKTTKPEDLIRLYDGIIQSLVETTQTLDIEDRESLEEEIEAQIKGYKAFRCFYIAQSYQSSKKWIEAVALYDRVITYVNTATEKIKACHNALLSGLVEKLESIAKEAKGHKYAAHAASILENSEVESGVQKMSLTDQVLVDRLESYQEYRSIPKKPHLVHFPPEPEALPCKPLFFDLALNHIDLPDLESRLEKKKEAGGISGFVKGWLWGNK, from the exons TTTTGCCTGTTATCAAAGAAGCTCAACAGCATCATGGACTTCGTCATGGTGACTATCAAAGATACAG ACAATACTGCCAGCGAAGATTAAAACGGATTCGTAACTCACTTCATTTCAAGTTGGGTACGAGACATGGTTTCAAAGGAAAAAAGATCACAGAAGAGAATGCAAATGACTCGAG ATATCTTGCCATCTTGCTTATGGAAGCAGAGCGATGTTGGAGTGCAGCCATGGAGTTGAAACTGTATGCCAACACCGAACCTCGAAAGAAATTTCATATGGTGCGAAAGCTTGCTAAGGCGGCCAAGTATGCCGACGAGTTGAACAGCTTGTGTGGTATGGAAAAGGTTGATGCTAGGACGAAGCTGGAATCTCAA GCGTATTCCTACTGGATGACTGCTAACATGAAATTTGAAGTTCAAGACTGGCAAACTGCGATTGATTTGTACACACAAGCCAGATCAATTTACGAGAAACTTGCTGGAGCCTTCATGGACGAAGGAATGAAAGCAATGTACATGCAGAGAGTTGACGAAATCAGTCCCAACATCCGATATTGTGCGTATAACTTGGGACAAGGAGGCATGGATATCAACGAGTTGATGAAAATGAGATCAAGTGCTGTTGGACAGGACATGCTTGCTGCTAAAATTGAT GCAGCAATTCAGGAAACTCGTGAGAAATTAGCCTCTTCATTTGGTGAAGTGACATGGCGAAACAAAACTGTGCCCATCAGGAATGAAAAGGCGCGTGTTTTTATCCTGCGTTATGAAGATAAGGACTCTGAATTGAATCGTCAGTCAACGTTTGAAGAAAAGATGGAAGTTTTTGATAATTTGATGATGGGTAGTAAGGACGCTTTGCAAGGAATTAAAGATGAAATCTCTGCTGAAATG TCTTCAAAGAAGAGAAATGAGATTAATGTCAGCCAACTTCAATTCATCAAGACATACCTTTCATACCTGCGACAGATGTTGATGATATCACGTAACTTGCTTATGATTGACTCCATGAAGATGAAGCTGCCTGCGTTAATTGGGCAATCGAAACAAGCTGTAAAGGGGAAGACTACCAAACCCGAGGACTTGATCAG ATTGTATGATGGTATAATCCAAAGTTTGGTAGAGACAACTCAGACGTTAGATATTGAAGATCGTGAAAGTTTGGAAGAAGAAATAGAAGCACAAATAAAGGGTTATAAAGCCTTTAG GTGTTTTTACATCGCGCAGTCTTATCAAAGTTCAAAGAAATGGATCGAAGCTGTAGCTTTATACGATCGTGTTATCACTTACGTCAATACGGCCACTGAGAAGATCAAAGCTTGTCATAATGCTTTACTTAGT GGTTTAGTTGAAAAATTGGAAAGCATTGCCAAAGAAGCGAAAGGACACAAGTATGCGGCTCATGCAGCTAGCATCTTAG AAAACTCCGAGGTGGAGAGTGGTGTTCAGAAGATGTCTTTAACAGATCAG GTGCTGGTCGACAGATTAGAATCTTATCAAGAATATCGCTCTATACCCAAGAAACCACATTTAGTTCACTTTCCTCCAGAGCCGGAAGCGCTACCTTGTAAACCATTATTCTTTGATCTCGCTTTGAACCATATCGATCTGCCTGATTTGGAGTCTCGTTTGGAGAAGAAGAAAGAGGCTGGTGGTATAAGTGGATTTGTTAAGGGATGGTTGTGGGGAAATaaatag